The region tggataaaaaaaaaaaccctataatcTCTATTTGCTACCTATGAGGGAGTCACGCTTTAAGTCTAAGACACAGAGaggctgaaaataaaaggaaaataaatactaagcaagtagtaaccaaaagagaactAGGCTGGCTTTGATAATATAAGACAAacttttatgacatttttcttctagaaaaaaaaaggacattttataatgacaaaagGGCCCATCCTTCGAGGAGAGTATGAACATTTTACAAGAGaactccaaaatacataaaacaaactgacaaaaatgaagagaaacagacCCCTCAACAATAACAATTGGAGACTTCAATATTCAACTTCCAATAATGAATAGAACCTGTCATTTCTTGTGATGCTCACAAGGGTGGGCAGAGTAGGGGCTGAGATCCATATTTCATGGTGCAGGGTACTGAAATTTAGAGATTAAGTGACTTTCTCAGAGTTGCAGCACAACTGCAACTGAATGATGGTTCTGAGTCAGGGGATACAGATGGTTCCCTGGAGATGGAGATCCCTGGGCACCTGAATACGAGATCATGTCCGGGACACCTAAATTGAGCCCTTTCCTCACTCCCTTGCTCATATCCTCTTGCCCCAATGTTTCTGCAGGCAGACACCTGACATGCCAGGAGGTGCCTGCGCCAAGGGGATGGCTCAAATCCTGACCCAACTCCTGGCTCTGTGTTTCAATCCCTGACTCAAAATACATTGTCTTTCCTCCAAATGAAGAACAACCCCTGATGGAGTGGGGGGATCTGAGCATGTCTCCATCTCCCCTCACTTGCCCCCAGCACTTGATTCTATCTGCTGCCTTTCAGTGAGACTTCCTGGTGGTCAGGTGATCACCCTGAATGACCAGTAGTCTGCTTGACTCCCAACTGTCTCAGAACCCAGGACATTCTAAACCAACTGCCCACATGACAGTTGCTCAAAGAACTAGATTCGTCTTCAACTGACCAAACGTGGATGATGAGCATTTCATTAACTAGGAGAGGGGTCTGCCAGGCTGGACTTTTGTGGCTTAGTGGATGAAATCTACACACGTCCAGGGTCTCCCTGACTATCTGACCCACCCTCTGAGCAGCCACTAAGGAGGGCATGGCTGAGAGCAGGAAGTAGCTACACTGGCCCTTGAGTAGGCACCTTCCCtactcattccttcctttttNAGGAGAGGGGTCTGCCAGGCTGGACTTTTGTGGCTTAGTGGATGAAATCTACACACGTCCAGGGTCTCCCTGACTATCTGACCCACCCTCTGAGCAGCCACTAAGGAGGGCATGGCTGAGAGCAGGAAGTAGCTACACTGGCCCTTGAGTAGACACCTTCCCTGCTCACTCCTTCCTTTCCAACACCCAGTGTCTTTTGTACAAACTACAGTCATTCTTCTTGAATCTAATTACTGATTTTATTCCCATGCCACCTTCAATGGAGTAGTTAGTGGGGGTGATATTTGTGGCCCTACCATGTTGTTTGGTCAGATGCCCATTTCAATGTGGCTGAACCACTGTGGGCACAGCCCGCAGAACAGTGGACAGCCAGCAGATTTTCTTAAGCACAAATAGTTATATTGTGAATCCTGTGTTTGAATCCCttatggtctttttctttttataacctgAGCCACAATCCTAGAAAACATACTGAAAATAGAACTGTTGATATACAGCTGAGAGAAGACCCTGGgagcacattcattcattcctatgCTGCACTTCTATTCTATGAGCAAAGAGGGGTATTATGATCTATGATGGGGCTGTGATTTTATGAGGATGAGACAATGTAGAAAGGCAGCACAGcacagggatggagagagagagagagcatgagagctgGTGTCTGGTGGCTGATATCAACTCATGCTAGAAGACACATGTACcagggaaagttacttaacccctTTGTCCTTGGTTCCCTGTTCTGCGGCATGAGGCCTATTTACTAGTATTCCCTTATGAAGCTTAACATAAGACAATCCAGATAGCACCTGAAGAAAATGACTGGTACTTCTTAAGTGCTGTATAAGTGTTCCAATATTAAATGTCTGCCAGAATAAGCAAGAAATATAGGAGTGGCTGCCTCCAGAGAGGAAACTCGAATGGAtacagggcaggggagggtgcaAGGTGACATTTCAGCCTTCACATGGGCATGATGCTTTACAGCTCATGGAGAGTATCTGTCATCATTTTCTGTCATCCCCATCATCCTCATGGGTTATGCAGTGTAAGTGCTGTGACCCCTGTTTTGTGATTCATGGCTCTAAATTGTAGAgattttaaatgacttgcctGGAGTCACAAGGCTGATGACAGATCTGAGATAGGAAAGTAGTTGTTTCCTTGGGGACAGAGATCCCTGAAcaaccaccaccccctcccctgagTCCTCCAGATCAGGTGTTGGACTTCTGAACCAAGGGCTACCCTCCCTCTATTCCCCCAATTTTCCTGTCCCAAAGTTGCTGCCAGGACATAGAAAGTGCTGGAGCCAAGAGAAGGGCACATGCCTCCACCCAAACATTTCAATCTCTGACTCAAAAGCTATGATATTTTCCTGAAAGGAAGTCCCTTAACAGGTCAGGGGGAaaatccctcctcctcccacatcATCACACATCAGCTGCCTCAAGGCAGACCGACGGTCTGACCACTGGTCTACTTGACTCTTATGTGGCCCAGAGCCCAGGATTTTCCAAGCCAACTTGCACATATAACTCCTCTCTAATGAATCAGCTTGGCCTTCAAGACCCAACCCTGGATGAACCACTAATTAATGAGGAAAGTGACCTGATGGACTGGTGCTTTGCTGGTTTAATAGATGAAGCTGACATGTCCTCCACTGTCTTCTGACCACTGATCTGAGCAATAGTCTGAGCAGGCAGAGCCTACACTCCCTCTGAGGATGCACTTTCCCACTCCCCAAACTCTGAAGTCTCTACAGACTCCTTACCCTTCTCTAGACCTTGCAGTTGCAGGGAGAGAGTTTCTTCCCTCTGTCACCAAATGTTCATTCCACCAACCCAATGGCATTGTCCCTTCTCACCACTGTCCCAGGCAGCACCCAAACACCCAGTAATCCTGTTCACATCAACCAATGGAAATCACTCCATGAAATcccagtttcattcctttataAAAAATCTGTGGATTTATAGACCGCTAATGTTTGGTTTTGGATCTTGACATCTATACTCAGAAGAGTTAACCTGTGATTTCCCTTTACTGTGATATCTATTGCTAGGTGGCATCAAAATTCTCCTGATCTGATGAAAGCAGTGTAGGTGTGTTCCCTGTGCGTATGTTCTCTGGAAGACGATGTCGGAGAGTGGCATCATTTCTAAAACACTTTGTAGAAATCAGAGGAAACTATCTGTGCCTGAAGTTtgttttgtagaaaaaaatagttttacatttgttttttaattgatgtttACTTTACATATTGTAAAGTCCCCAAATCTTAAGTGTCTAGCTTTATGGCTTCCTGTAATATAAATGCATCTGTTGCCAGCACCAATTTGACATACAGAACATCTCCAGGACCCTGGCAGCCTCCTATAGAAGGAGTTAAGAATAATATCTAACTTATTAGGTGACATGAATAAAATCATCTACTCCATGTATAGTTTAGGCACAATGATTACACATAATTAGCTCAAAAATAGTGTGGCAGCACCCTTGGAAGGTAGTTAAGTTGCCTGTATGTATTATTACCACCACCCTATTTCTGCTTTTGTGGCCACATGCATTAGCAGTCACCCCCCTTTTTGGTTGGTTTTCCTGAAGTGCCAACAAGTAAGTTAGGGAAGCAATGGAGAACATGTGCACTAGTTTGCTTTACCATTTTCATCCCAAGCACCCTGCATTcacatttcctcttcctgttcttCTTTGCCCCAATTtactttgtcttttccttcttttgagtccattacaaaaaaatttgttaacaactgaaaggaagacaaaaatcagGCATaaccagagccacccagggaagGTAACCATTAAGTGGAGGATGCTGAGAGCAGATCCAGAATTCCTGGGGCCCCTCCAGCAGGGACCCTTCTGactcccagcccagctcctggaTGGGGGCATTCAGGGCTGCTCAGTAGGGGTCTGTGGTACAGACCCAGGGTAAGGGGCCAGAGCAACACTAAGAATGTGAATGAGGTAGGCTGCAGGGAGGTTTTACGGACATTGATCCAAGGACCTTAAGTGCCTGTATGAGACCACATACTACAGGATGAGAATTATAAAAAGAGGGAATGGGGCAAGAACTACAAAGAGGAGCTTAGAGATagcaaaaacaaagtgaaaagagatgaaagaggaaataaattgcATGCACAATTTTGCTCCCTGCATGTAATCCTGTGCATGGATAATTGTAGGATTTGGGAGGAGGAAGCCTTGGGAAATGACGGGGACAGTCAGGGTTGGGGTGAGAACTTGGACCCACTGCTCCAGGCAGGATAAAGTCCGACCTGGGGATGACTCTGTCTTCACCTCTGCAATGAGGGAATGGGTCTCTGTGATCTGCAGCATATTTTTCCAGCCTTCAAATTTCATAACTGTGGCCATGAATGAACTCCTGTGTCATCTTGTCCTTACAAGAAGGCAGTCACTAACTGCATGCATTTCTGTGTGTGATGTTGCCTTCCTCAGTACTCGTGAAACAGTACTCCCCTTCCACTTCTCGCCACTATTTAGTGTTCATCGTCCTTCTCCATGTCAGCCTCTACCAgccatgttattttaaaatatgggaacACTGGAGGAATGATCATGGGTATGCTGCCACCCTCCCTCATCAATCAATTGATCAATTAACCAATCCATCCAAACCCAGGGGGCACCTGTAATGGGACTGGGGTTTTGTTGGGCCCTATGGGAGAGAATGGCAATGAGTTCCACATACTACCTGTCCTGTGTCTGGGGTAATTGCAGTTACTTGACGATCATCCTCAAAAAATCCCATAGGTTTCCTAGTGCCCTAGAGAGCATGAACATGAAATTAGAAGTAAGCTAACTTGTCTAAATTCCCTTAGTCTATAAGTGGGGCAACAGGGGCTCTACAGCTGATGTGATCACATAAACACACAGTACCTGCCAGAGTTTGCCCTGAAACTTGGAAGGACTGGGAGGGTGGGCTTTGGGCAGGCCTGGGGTAGGCATGACCAaggtgtggggggcagggccaATGTGTGGCTGAGGCAGTGGGTTCTGAGAGGAGCACTgactccctgccctgctgcccaGAGAGAGGTTGTGTCCTGTGGTCAATGTCAGGTGACCAGGTCAGCAGGGCTGTAAGGGCGGGTGTGTGAAATAGGCCCAGCAGCTCCTAATTCAGTCCTCTAGAATCCCTGCCAGCCATGGAGGGTCTCCAGGGCAGCTGCACATGGGCCTCTTTCAGATGGAAGCACATGCACGGTTCAGACTTGGATGAGGAGTGGAGGCTGGGATGAGCTAAAGGACCTTGGAGCATACCCATAATTCCAGAGGAAAGATTCTTTAACTTCCCTAGCTATGGAAGTAGCCTTTAAGGAGGAGCAAACAGGACAGGAACGTAATGTTACTAGTCCTATACGTTAAAAGGGAGAGAGTTGACCTCTCATCTACCTCCTGGCTCATGCTAGAACTTTGTATCCAGATTCAAGCGTCTGTTGGGTCGCAGCAGATTCCATCCATCAAGGTTAATAACAAGAAAGATACCAAAATCCCAAGAGGTGCTAATGAAACAGAACCTAAGCTTTGACATCTGGcagtgggaaagagaaggaagtacAGGTTTCAtgggaaagaatttttaaataggaaagcaAAAATGATTACAGACACAGCACACCTGATGCCTATGGACTCAATTCCTCTTACTAATATGTCATTAAATTATGAAATGAATGAAGTAGACGTGTACATATATTTCCCTACCCTTTCTGCTTTCTTATCCACCTTCCTCAGTCTCCAGAGCAGCAGGTGCAACCTAACTGTACCAGGAACCCTCTGGCATTGCTTCCTACCTGAGTGTTGTTCCCTACCTGGAGAGTCATCCTCCTCACTACTGGAATCTTGAATGCTCTCCACAAGAAAGTCTATAGAaacacaaatattatatatagaaacaCATAAATTAGAGGGGCTCACCGTTTCCTCCTCCTCTAGTTGAGGTTGTGTGGGTCATACAGCATCAACCTGATATTTCCTGTGGGTTCTCAGAAGTTCTCTATACTTGGTGGAGTCAGAGCCCTTCAACAAGAATTGATCACAGTTACAAACCTTCGAATGAGACAGAGATGCTGAATGAATCACCTTTCACACTCTCAGTTCTACAGGCACATTGCAGCTCTTACCTCCAAACTTACCACCTGAGATTCAAATCATTATGGgcacatttgaaatgtggctagtgtgactgagcaatgtgatgttattttaatttgctgaaTGTTGGTGTAAAATTAATTATAAGCAGACACATGTGGCTAGAGGCTAGCACCCTGGATAGCACAGTTCTAGAAtccaaagatgaaaaagaggtcacttcccctcccctggTTGTTTCTTGGTTGTAGTTTGCTGGCCTGATCTCATCATTCATGTATAGGTATTTCTGGGCTCATGCACACATGAGAGGCACAACTTAAGACTCTGGGACACTAAACAGTAAGGTCAACCACCAGGTCCTAGAGGAAGCGACCTACAGAAATCCCAATGTCACtgtatagaaacaaacaaaaaaatctaaaatatatatggaaccacaaaggacccctaataaccaaaacaatcttgagaatgaagaacaaagaTGGAGTCACCATACTTCCTGACTTTAAAGCATATTACAAAGCTACGGTAATCAAACAgaatggtactagcataaaaacaggccgacagaccagtggaacagaacagagagcccccaaataaactcacacatacatagataaatgatctttgacaagggtgctAAGATTGCACAATGGGGAAAGTAAAGGAGGCATGGAATGAACACTGACACTCCCTAACCCAGCTGTTTAGGAGATTTGCAACAGGGTGATGGGCACCAAGCTAAAAGCCAAGTTTTACTTTAAATTCCTATTTGCCACTGTATCTTGGGTATGGACTTACAGGATTTGAGCATTTCTCATGGAATGGTAATGtcataaattacattaaattatctTCCTGATTCTTATCTGCTCTGGGCCATGTACAAGCAATGACCTCAGCTATGACAGATGTTGGTCTGCACTGTCCTACATGGGGCCTCTTACCTCTCAGAATCAGTGGACTGACCAGGAGCATGTGGACTTTCTATGTGAGTTTCACTCTAATGACTATGCCAGAGCTGGCTGTTAAATCCATCTATAGTTGTTCTGGGTTATGTGACCATTGAGGTCACCTTATAATGTTGTCAGTGTTTGGGACATGTGTACACTTTAGTACTTTTGGGAGTGTACACGGATGCTGAAACTCCCCTGCTCTGTGACTAACGACCCTGTAGCTGAGTGATAAGTGCAGATCAGTAGCACGGAGCATCAACAACAGGGATACAGGCCTCGGTCCACATTTTGACTTTCCTACTTAGGAGGTCAAGACCTTGGGACAGTCTTTCCTGCTCTATCTCCATCTGAGGAAGGGAGTATTAAACAAACTTCCAGGCACAGTTGTGGTGATGGAGGAATTCGGTATTGTATGTGAAGTGTTCGGTGGTGAGGAGATTATTTTGGAAAGTTGACACTTGCATTGTTCTGTGTGAGTGGGAAATACCTCCtgaggaaacacacacatactNtaatctttgataaagcaggaaaaaacatccggtggaaaaaagacagtctcttcaataaatggtgctgggaaaattggacagctacatgcaaaagaatgaaacttgaccactctctcacaccatacacaaaaataaactccaaatggatgaaagacctcaatgtgagacaggaatccatcaaaattctagaggagaacataggcaacaacttctatgacatcggccagagcaacctttttcacgacacatctccaaaggcaagagaaataaaagataaaatgaacttatgggactttatcaggataaagagcttctgcacagccaaggaaacagtcaaaaaaactaagagacagcccacggaatgggagaatatatttgcaaaggacaccacagataaaggactggtatccaagatctacaaagaacttctcaaactcaatacacgagaaacaaataaacaaatcataaaatgggcagaagatatgaacagacacttttccaatgaagacatacaaatggctaacagacacatgaaaaaatgttcaaaatcattagccatcagggaaattcaaatcaaaaccacactgagataccaccttacgccagttagaatggcaaagatagacaaggcaagaaacaacaattgttggagaggatgtggagaaaggggatccctcctacattgttggtgggaatgcaagttggtacagccactctggaaaacagtgtggaggtcccttaaaaagttaaaaattgaactaccctatgacccagccattgcactactgggtgtttaccccaaagatacagacgtagtaaagagaagggccatatgcaccccaatgttcatagctgcattgtccacaatagccaaatcatggaaggagccgagatgcccttcaacagatgactggattaagaagctgtggtccatatatacaatggaatattactcagctatcaaaaagaacgatttctcaacatttgctgcaacatggacggcactggaggagataatgctaagtgaaataagtcaagcagagaaagacaattatcatatggtttctctcatctatggaacataagaactaggaagaccagtaggagaagaaagggataaagaagggggtaaacagaaggaggaatgaagcatgagagactatggactctgagaaaaaaattgagggctacagaggggagggggttgggggaatgggataggctggtgatgggtagtaaggagggcacatattgcatggtgcactgggtgttatacgcaactaatgagtcatcgatttttacatcaaaaaccagggatgtactgtatggtgactaacataataaaaaatatttaaaaaagtaattattgataagactgtatttattgccatttgaTTACTCTGGTCATCTCTTTGGTGGCATTTCCTTGATGAAACCCCCTGAATCCTCCCCTCTCATTCATCATCTTTCAAAGCTCCTGACAGGAAAAGTTCATATACCCCATGACATAACCTAAGCATAAGACTGTTGAAAAGAACAGAGCCATCTCAGGGTCTCCAGGATTTAAGGAGTCAACCTCAGTTAGCAATTTTGGACAAGCCAGTGTAAGCGTGTGAACTGAGACCGGACGTGTAAACTGGTGTTTGTTTGAGACCATGGACTTCAGAACACCATGGACATAAAATCACCTTGACCTGCAAGGAGAGAGGGGTTTTTCTGGTCAAGGATATGGACAATTATCCTGTCACAAGAGAACCAATCCCTGATCCATCAGGTCCCAGCCAGGGAAAAGTGGCTACCATGTATCTGACCAAGAGGCTGGGGCCTTGAGGGAATTTCTGCATTAAAAAGAACTGCGTGAAGAAATGCAGGAATGCTGAAAATCCTAGCTCATAGGTCACCATAGATGTGAATAGAACCAGGCTTAGCTGTGCCTTAAGAGTACACCTCCCATCTTTTCCCCATACACAAAACAAGCAGGAATAGGAATCCAGAGATCATTGACAAGGATCCCAGAAGGATTCCAGTCTCAGTAAATGGTGCACCTGGAGCCCCTAGAGGGAGACTGAGGATGGCAAGTCCTGCCTGCCCTCAGTCTATTTGCAAATTACCTTCCTCCGGCTTTGTCCCTTCCACATGCAGGATTTGATCTCTTTACATGTTTTTCCCCACTTAGTGCTGATGCAATTCCAGAGTTTGAAGTAGAAATCTACAAGTTCTCGATACTgggtcaaaagaaaaacaaaacaaaaacacaacatcaACAAAGGAAGCAGGGAATAGTCCTCCTTCCTTTAGAGTGGAAAAAAGCAGCTCCTGTCCTGGGCAGGAAGTAGTTCTGGGGAGTGTGACTCTTATTAAAGACTCCCACTTTCAGTGGTTATTGCTATTTCTGTGGAAGTACCTTCAACCTCTAAATCTCAGGAGTTCTGAGGGGCTGTCTTTGCTGTTTGCCCAAATTCATTGTACTGAAATGAACCTGTCCTCTGAGTAAAGGGGATTTGGGGGTACCCTCCAGTAGCTAGGGAGGAGGATTggctcttctccttcttcccacaTACAATAGCTGATGACGTTATAAGATTCCCTAGTTCAGGATGAATACGAAAATCTATATCTTTTACGTTACTGTAGGAAGTAAAAGAACCAAACCACACTCTCGggctctaaaagaaaaaagggcttTAATACAATAATATTTCAATTTACCACttatttaagagaataaatattgCCCCCGTCAAATAATTAATAGATGGGAGGAAGGGGTGTGGAGCACATGGGGCGCATGCACCACAAATCCCCAGCTGCTGAGGAATCCCTGCAGGCCACTGGACACTTGCTCAGCCCTGAGGTTGACTGTGGCCAGTTCTTCTCCTTCTTGAGTGCTGCTGACCAGCTAGGACTGGGGCTCCAGCTGGCAGGACAGGGTGTAGCTAAGGACAGAGGGACACCTGTGAGTTGCCCAGACGCTTCCATTCAAGAGTCCCTGCCAGTGTTTCCCCACAGCTAGAGACTGGCGCCCCAGCAACAACGCCTGAGGCTACCCAGGGAAGAAGGATCCCAGGAGTGGCCAGCAGAAAGAATCCACCCCGAAACTCACCGACCCAGCTCCTGATGGGCCTCACCTCTCAGCCTCGCTGAGCGGCTCCATAGCCTGGATCCAGGCCCGAAAAGGATCCTCGGGCTCTAGGGTGTAATTCTCGGCAGCCACCTGGAACAGCATGATGTCTGTCATGACTTGGTATTCCTGAGCCGAGAGAAAAGCACAGAATGCATaaggagcctgggggtggggggacggaaGTAGCCGGGCCTGATGAGGGTTGAGCAGTGGGAGACGGGACCTGTCCCGGGTCTTGGCACACATGGCCACCCTCCTGCCTGCAGATTCATCCAATCCCAACCTGTTCTCAGAGGTGATATAAATAGCCCTTCCTTCGGGAAGCTATCCTTGATGCCATTCCTCTATCATCACTTACTAACTTGATGGGTCTTCCACTTCTTTATTATCAAACTATCCCAGTAAATGTGAGATGGAGGGGATGGAGCCAAGGAATGTTATTCCTAGGGACATCTCTGATACCCACTCCCAACCCTTTCCTACAGGAAGTGACACCTATGCTCACCTTATTCTTTTTCTGGTggttgatctcacagccctggaAAGCAGAGAGCCAAAGTCCATCAGAAAGCGTTCCCTGGTTATTACTAGCATCTTACAACCACACCTTCTTATGTTGCCCTAAGGCCAAGACACATTCGTGGGCTCTGCATACACTGATAATGGGACTGGGATCTAGGCCAGGCTCTGGGGTCCAGAGAAAGGAGGACATGGGGCAGATGGACTGGCTACAGTTCGGGACCCTGCAGCACCACCCTCTCGGAAGACAGTAGGGGAGGCCGAAGCCTCAGGCAGGAAGGGGCCGCTGCGGCTACTGAGGTGCTTGCTGATGTGGAGGGTCCACTTCATTCTCCTCCCACGGGCAAACTCACCGGGGNGGGAGGCCGAGGTCCACTCAGACAGACCTCATGCAGCTTTGCCTTCAGGAAGCTCTGCTGCTTCACCAGTCTTCGGCACCGGGAGCCGTGTCCTAACTGCAGCCTCCCCTCGCTCATCCCTGAGATGGGCAACAGCCCCCAGGCTCACAGCGGCAGCTGTGAGGCTGTCGTGAGGGGAGGTTTGCCGAGGCCTGAGAGCTCAGGGCTCCGTACAGGGGCACTGTGCTCCCAACCTCCGGATTCTGGTTCCTCCCCCACAATCCTCAGGCTCACCCACCTCCAGATAGTCCTCCATGGCGGTATCCAACATCACCAGCTCGGTGAGGAAAGTGCCAAGGAAGGGCACGACACCCTGTGTCATGAGGGGGAGGGTTGGGATGAGTCCCTGCTCGCTGGTGCCCACAGGGACCCTCCTCTGAAAATGCTCCAGCCTCCTGGCCCACCCCAGGGGAGCACGTGGAGCAGCCTAGGACCCTTAGCAGCCTCCCCTCAggtccctttcccctccccctcccagaaCATCAGACTCCTCCTCATCACCTCCAGGGCCTGCGTTTCAAAAATGCCAGGGAATGGAGCACTAGGTCGGTCCCTCCCCACCCGCAAAACCCATTCTCTCTGGACCTTTCTAGACCCACCTCCTGGTCCTTTTGAAATAAGAATTGTAGAAGCTGTGGCCCCAGGAGCCGCAGCTGGAGTGGGAAGGCCCCCCTTCCTGATCTTTCCTTTTTGGGAGGC is a window of Ailuropoda melanoleuca isolate Jingjing unplaced genomic scaffold, ASM200744v2 unplaced-scaffold2324, whole genome shotgun sequence DNA encoding:
- the LOC105235276 gene encoding ral guanine nucleotide dissociation stimulator-like isoform X1, which translates into the protein MVSRNFSLALREQPANRFANLGMALRGAQKRVQKKGVVPFLGTFLTELVMLDTAMEDYLEGCEINHQKKNKEYQVMTDIMLFQVAAENYTLEPEDPFRAWIQAMEPLSEAESYTLSCQLEPQS
- the LOC105235276 gene encoding ral guanine nucleotide dissociation stimulator-like isoform X2, coding for MVSRNFSLALREQPANRFANLGMALRGAQKRVQKKGVVPFLGTFLTELVMLDTAMEDYLEGCEINHQKKNKVAAENYTLEPEDPFRAWIQAMEPLSEAESYTLSCQLEPQS